One part of the Pannonibacter sp. XCT-53 genome encodes these proteins:
- the puhC gene encoding photosynthetic complex assembly protein PuhC gives MAPASHLGYLADRTGRRSNPFPTRILAGAALLLAFSAGAVLFGQTTGIGVIKHRTGAPAAMRDITLARMADDRVIVRDAVSGQEIVSYRPDEGGFVRGSLRAFVRMRMVANVPETAPYRLIRWEAGTVSLSDTVTGERIYLEAFGKDNAAAFGALLGDQGGTRK, from the coding sequence ATGGCACCGGCCTCGCACCTCGGCTATCTGGCGGACCGCACGGGACGCCGCAGCAACCCGTTCCCGACGCGGATCCTCGCCGGCGCGGCACTGCTTCTCGCCTTCAGCGCCGGCGCCGTGCTCTTTGGCCAGACCACCGGCATCGGCGTGATCAAGCACCGGACCGGAGCCCCTGCCGCCATGCGCGACATCACGCTCGCGCGGATGGCGGATGACCGCGTGATCGTCCGCGATGCGGTCAGCGGACAGGAAATCGTCAGCTACAGACCCGACGAGGGCGGTTTTGTCCGCGGCTCTCTGCGGGCCTTCGTGCGCATGCGTATGGTCGCAAACGTGCCCGAAACGGCGCCCTATCGCCTCATCAGGTGGGAGGCCGGCACGGTCAGCCTCTCCGACACCGTCACCGGCGAGCGGATCTATCTGGAGGCGTTCGGCAAGGACAATGCCGCTG
- the puhB gene encoding photosynthetic complex putative assembly protein PuhB has product MKQFVAREHEIEPVPGLPGYLPAGEVQLWQGRPSARLFARHVLKNRWIAAYFAVLIAWGVASGLYDGRPVAGILFSVAVLSTLAALVLGLIEIYAFAVERTTLYTITSRRVVIRFGVAFSMSLNLPYAQVNAVALGGLGGRAGHVALALKPGHRLSWLIQWPHVRGFRLAEPEPSLICLPDARQVAGVLALAITQHAAATSGHARVTPETATPAAVPGAMAAAE; this is encoded by the coding sequence GTGAAACAGTTCGTTGCTCGCGAGCATGAGATCGAGCCCGTGCCCGGCCTTCCCGGCTATCTTCCGGCGGGCGAAGTGCAGCTCTGGCAGGGGCGGCCATCGGCCCGGCTCTTTGCCCGTCACGTGCTGAAGAACCGCTGGATCGCCGCCTATTTCGCGGTGCTCATCGCCTGGGGTGTCGCATCGGGCCTCTATGACGGGCGGCCGGTCGCCGGCATCCTGTTCTCGGTCGCCGTCCTGTCGACCCTGGCCGCCCTCGTTCTCGGGCTGATCGAGATCTATGCCTTCGCCGTCGAACGGACGACGCTCTACACGATCACCTCCCGCCGGGTCGTGATCCGCTTCGGTGTCGCCTTCTCGATGTCGCTGAACCTGCCCTATGCCCAGGTCAACGCGGTCGCGCTGGGCGGGCTCGGCGGGCGGGCCGGGCACGTGGCCCTCGCGCTGAAGCCCGGGCATCGCCTGTCCTGGCTGATCCAGTGGCCGCATGTCCGCGGCTTTCGCCTTGCGGAGCCCGAGCCGAGCCTGATCTGCCTGCCGGACGCCCGTCAGGTGGCCGGCGTGCTTGCCCTTGCGATCACGCAGCATGCGGCAGCGACGTCCGGACATGCCCGGGTCACCCCGGAGACCGCGACGCCTGCAGCAGTTCCGGGCGCCATGGCGGCCGCGGAATAA